One Roseofilum capinflatum BLCC-M114 DNA segment encodes these proteins:
- a CDS encoding DNA adenine methylase, translating to MIKSPLRYPGGKARAIKKIIKHLPKEFGEQWEYREPFVGGGSLFIYLKQTYPNLKIWINDLNPELYYFWKVAQSDLEQLVSEVRKVKASCTDGKGLFRDYLKVKVEYLSDLERAVRFFVLNRISFSGTVESGGFSQQAFLRRFTNSSIDRLAKLAPVLQDVQITNLDYSEVLKPDGERVFIFLDPPYLVAKKSKLYGKDGDLHTSFEHQRFAQEMKACSHRWLITYDDSLEIRKNFEFAQIFEWELQYGMNNYKQASAQKGKELFITNSAEIQRFALLSNE from the coding sequence ATGATTAAAAGTCCCCTACGCTATCCCGGCGGAAAAGCTAGAGCAATCAAAAAAATTATTAAACATTTGCCCAAAGAATTTGGCGAACAGTGGGAATATAGAGAACCCTTTGTTGGCGGTGGATCTTTGTTTATTTACCTCAAGCAAACCTATCCAAACTTAAAGATTTGGATCAATGACTTGAATCCCGAATTATATTACTTTTGGAAAGTTGCCCAATCTGATTTAGAGCAATTAGTCTCAGAAGTCCGTAAAGTTAAAGCCAGTTGCACTGATGGTAAAGGGTTGTTTCGGGACTACTTAAAAGTTAAGGTAGAGTATTTGTCAGACTTAGAGCGAGCGGTTCGGTTTTTTGTACTCAACCGGATTAGTTTTTCAGGAACGGTGGAATCGGGGGGATTTTCTCAGCAGGCATTTTTGCGGCGGTTTACTAATTCTTCGATCGATCGTTTGGCGAAGTTAGCCCCAGTTTTGCAGGATGTACAAATCACTAATTTGGACTATAGCGAAGTGCTGAAACCGGATGGAGAACGGGTATTTATTTTCTTAGATCCACCCTATTTGGTGGCTAAAAAATCTAAATTATATGGCAAAGATGGAGATCTGCATACGAGCTTTGAGCATCAACGCTTTGCCCAAGAGATGAAAGCTTGTTCTCATCGTTGGTTGATTACCTATGATGATTCTCTAGAAATTCGGAAAAATTTTGAATTTGCTCAGATTTTTGAGTGGGAATTGCAATATGGAATGAATAATTATAAACAAGCTTCAGCCCAGAAAGGGAAGGAGTTGTTTATTACCAATAGTGCTGAAATACAACGCTTTGCGCTGTTAAGTAATGAGTAA
- the gatB gene encoding Asp-tRNA(Asn)/Glu-tRNA(Gln) amidotransferase subunit GatB, producing the protein MATAAPAKTEYEAIIGLETHCQLSTETKIFSYSSTAFGATPNTNIDPICLGLPGVLPVLNQKVLEYAVKAGLALNCTIAKYSKFDRKQYFYPDLPKNYQISQYDLPIAEHGWLEIELADKDGKPQRKKIGITRLHMEEDAGKLVHGGSDRLSGSTFSLVDYNRAGVPLIEIVSEPDLRSGEEAAEYAQELRRIVRYLGVSDGNMQEGSLRCDVNISVRPVGQKEFGVKVEIKNMNSFSAIQKAIDYEIERQIEAIEAREPIFQETRLWEEGAQRTVSMRSKEGSSDYRYFPEPDLPPIEVSADQLSEWTGELPELPAQKRDRYESELGLSSYDARVITDDSSVATFFEATLAAGGTAKLAANWIMGDIAAYLNAEKAKITDIALTPEALAELIKLIEAKTISSKIAKDLLPELLTKGGSPEKLVESKGLTQISDPDTLNGMIAEVLEAHPKELEQYRNGKTKLKGFFVGQMMKKTGGRADPKLTNQLLAKQLDG; encoded by the coding sequence ATGGCCACTGCTGCACCTGCAAAAACCGAGTATGAAGCGATCATTGGTTTGGAAACTCATTGTCAGTTGAGTACCGAGACCAAGATTTTCTCCTATTCTTCCACAGCCTTTGGTGCAACACCGAACACGAATATCGATCCCATTTGCTTGGGTTTACCGGGGGTGTTGCCGGTTTTGAATCAGAAGGTTTTAGAATATGCGGTGAAAGCGGGTTTAGCCCTGAACTGCACGATCGCCAAATACAGCAAATTCGATCGCAAACAGTATTTTTACCCCGACTTGCCCAAAAATTATCAGATTTCCCAATATGACCTGCCCATTGCCGAACATGGGTGGCTGGAAATTGAGTTAGCGGATAAAGACGGCAAACCGCAACGGAAAAAAATCGGCATTACTCGCTTACATATGGAAGAGGATGCGGGAAAATTAGTCCATGGAGGGAGCGATCGCCTATCCGGTTCCACCTTCTCCCTCGTAGACTATAATCGCGCAGGAGTTCCTCTGATCGAAATTGTCTCGGAACCTGACCTACGCTCTGGGGAAGAAGCGGCTGAATATGCCCAAGAATTGCGCCGCATTGTGCGCTATCTGGGGGTGAGCGATGGCAACATGCAAGAAGGATCATTGCGCTGTGATGTGAATATTTCCGTGCGTCCCGTCGGTCAAAAAGAGTTTGGCGTAAAGGTGGAAATTAAAAATATGAACTCCTTTAGTGCCATTCAGAAAGCCATTGATTACGAGATTGAACGGCAAATTGAAGCCATTGAAGCGAGAGAACCCATTTTCCAAGAAACCCGCTTGTGGGAAGAAGGAGCGCAACGCACCGTCAGTATGCGGAGTAAGGAAGGATCGAGCGACTATCGCTATTTTCCCGAACCCGACTTACCCCCGATAGAGGTTTCTGCGGATCAACTGTCGGAATGGACGGGAGAATTACCGGAATTACCAGCTCAAAAACGCGATCGCTATGAAAGCGAATTAGGCTTATCCTCCTATGATGCTCGCGTGATCACCGATGATAGCAGCGTAGCCACCTTTTTCGAGGCTACCCTCGCGGCTGGAGGAACCGCCAAACTTGCGGCAAACTGGATCATGGGCGATATTGCCGCTTATCTGAATGCCGAGAAAGCCAAAATTACCGACATCGCTCTGACTCCAGAAGCTTTAGCCGAGTTAATCAAGCTGATTGAAGCCAAAACCATTAGCTCCAAAATTGCCAAGGATCTGCTCCCGGAACTTCTCACCAAAGGCGGATCGCCGGAAAAATTAGTCGAAAGCAAGGGATTAACCCAAATTTCCGATCCCGACACCCTGAACGGGATGATCGCCGAAGTTCTGGAAGCTCATCCCAAGGAACTCGAACAATACCGCAACGGCAAAACCAAGCTCAAAGGCTTCTTTGTCGGGCAAATGATGAAGAAAACCGGAGGTCGAGCCGATCCAAAGTTAACCAACCAACTTTTGGCCAAGCAGTTAGACGGTTAA
- a CDS encoding thermonuclease family protein, which yields MIKSKSGWHRGWKTLVWVTLTMGLAGCPSSPPVGTTVTVERIVSGNTLEVSGDRSTSETVRLIGIAAPSEEQKPWGREVKDYLENRLDQQAVTLELDRETEDSYGRILAYVWLDGELINEELVKEGYVLAQEWFPNTQYSQRLQYAEQRARTLGLGIWNPEKPMRLTPSEFRRRQ from the coding sequence ATGATTAAATCTAAATCTGGCTGGCATCGTGGATGGAAAACCCTGGTTTGGGTGACATTGACGATGGGTTTGGCGGGCTGTCCATCTTCTCCTCCAGTGGGGACAACGGTGACGGTGGAAAGAATTGTGAGTGGGAATACCCTAGAGGTGAGCGGCGATCGCTCTACCTCGGAAACCGTCAGACTCATTGGTATTGCTGCCCCATCTGAAGAGCAGAAACCCTGGGGAAGGGAAGTTAAAGACTATCTAGAAAATCGTCTTGATCAACAAGCCGTTACCTTGGAATTGGATCGAGAAACTGAAGATTCCTATGGCCGTATCTTGGCCTATGTTTGGCTCGATGGCGAGTTGATTAATGAAGAATTGGTTAAAGAAGGGTATGTTTTAGCCCAGGAATGGTTTCCCAATACCCAATATAGCCAGCGTCTCCAGTATGCCGAGCAAAGAGCAAGAACCCTGGGTTTGGGGATTTGGAATCCGGAAAAGCCCATGCGCTTGACCCCTAGTGAGTTTCGTCGTCGTCAATAG
- a CDS encoding 2Fe-2S iron-sulfur cluster-binding protein — protein sequence MTQTYTIKIHNRHTNQHHTLQVPDDRYILQNCETQGVELPFSCRNGACTTCAVRILSGEVYQPEAMGLSPDLQKQGYALLCVSYARSDLEVETQDEDEVYELQFGRYFGKGKVEIGLPLEDD from the coding sequence ATGACCCAGACCTACACGATTAAAATCCATAATCGCCACACCAACCAACACCATACCCTGCAAGTTCCCGATGACCGCTATATTCTGCAAAATTGCGAAACTCAAGGCGTAGAACTGCCCTTTTCCTGTCGTAATGGGGCTTGTACCACCTGCGCGGTGCGTATCCTGTCTGGAGAAGTCTACCAACCCGAAGCCATGGGACTCTCCCCCGACTTACAAAAACAAGGTTATGCCCTGCTGTGTGTCAGTTATGCCCGATCCGATTTAGAAGTGGAAACCCAAGATGAAGATGAAGTGTATGAACTGCAATTTGGGCGCTATTTTGGTAAAGGCAAAGTGGAAATTGGCTTACCTTTAGAGGATGATTAA
- the rimM gene encoding ribosome maturation factor RimM (Essential for efficient processing of 16S rRNA), whose translation MNQNEWIEIGHIVAAQGLDGDVRVYPDSDFPERFLEPGMRWIQPLGAKAPQPIELLEGRLIPGKGLYVLTLDGIDTRDQAEALQKAKLFVPVSDRPQLEDNEYHVQDLLGLEVYIQETGENLGVVVDLITAGNDLLEVKLLNPKEEANPEESDTSPKPAPNRKSKIKKPRRKTNRPKTVLIPFVQEIVPVVDLEKGKIEINPPEGLIE comes from the coding sequence ATGAATCAAAATGAATGGATTGAAATTGGTCATATTGTCGCTGCTCAAGGACTAGATGGAGACGTGCGAGTTTATCCGGATTCCGACTTTCCAGAGCGGTTTTTAGAACCCGGAATGCGCTGGATACAACCCTTGGGTGCAAAAGCTCCCCAACCCATTGAGCTATTGGAGGGGCGCTTAATTCCGGGAAAAGGGTTATATGTGCTTACCTTAGACGGAATTGACACCCGCGATCAAGCGGAAGCCTTGCAAAAAGCCAAACTTTTCGTTCCTGTGAGCGATCGCCCCCAACTAGAGGATAATGAATATCATGTCCAAGATTTGCTCGGTTTAGAGGTTTACATCCAGGAAACTGGAGAAAATTTAGGTGTGGTGGTTGATCTCATTACTGCTGGAAATGACCTGTTAGAAGTCAAATTACTGAATCCGAAAGAGGAAGCCAATCCAGAAGAGTCGGATACCTCCCCTAAGCCCGCTCCGAATCGTAAAAGTAAAATCAAAAAGCCGCGCCGCAAAACTAATCGGCCGAAAACTGTTTTAATTCCCTTTGTCCAAGAGATTGTACCCGTAGTCGATCTGGAAAAAGGTAAAATAGAAATCAACCCTCCTGAAGGCTTGATTGAGTAG